One Tumebacillus sp. BK434 genomic window carries:
- a CDS encoding isoprenyl transferase, giving the protein MLQRLIRFFQKAPKEQTDEHGIVLDSVPNHVAIIMDGNGRWARKRGLPRIAGHRAGMQTVKEITTAADDIGVKVLTLYAFSTENWKRPTDEVDFLMRLPEEFLRLELATLMKRNCRIRILGYPEGLPEHTRRVVRDAELKTKDNTGLILNIALNYGSRAEMLHAVKQIAQDVADGKLQAEDIDEQTMDDALLTRGLPDPDLMIRTSGEVRLSNFLLWQVAYTELWFTDMFWPDFKREDFFHAIREFQGRGRRFGGLK; this is encoded by the coding sequence ATGCTACAACGACTCATTCGTTTTTTTCAAAAAGCACCGAAGGAACAGACAGATGAACATGGGATCGTTCTGGACAGCGTGCCAAACCACGTAGCCATCATTATGGACGGGAACGGACGTTGGGCCAGAAAACGCGGTCTGCCGCGCATCGCCGGCCATCGCGCCGGGATGCAGACCGTCAAGGAGATCACCACGGCAGCGGATGATATCGGCGTCAAGGTGCTGACTTTGTATGCGTTCTCCACCGAGAACTGGAAGCGCCCCACCGATGAGGTCGATTTTTTGATGCGGCTTCCGGAAGAGTTTTTGCGGTTGGAACTGGCAACGCTGATGAAGAGAAACTGCCGCATCCGCATCCTCGGCTATCCGGAAGGATTGCCGGAGCACACGCGAAGAGTCGTGCGGGATGCGGAGCTGAAAACGAAAGACAACACCGGTCTTATCTTGAATATCGCGCTGAACTACGGAAGCCGCGCCGAGATGCTCCATGCGGTGAAGCAGATTGCCCAAGACGTGGCGGACGGGAAGCTGCAAGCGGAAGACATCGACGAACAGACGATGGACGACGCGCTGTTGACCCGCGGACTGCCGGACCCCGATCTGATGATTCGCACGTCTGGCGAAGTGCGCCTGTCCAACTTCCTGCTCTGGCAGGTTGCGTATACCGAACTTTGGTTTACTGACATGTTCTGGCCAGATTTTAAACGGGAAGATTTCTTCCACGCCATTCGCGAATTTCAGGGACGGGGCCGAAGATTTGGCGGACTAAAATAG
- a CDS encoding 1-deoxy-D-xylulose-5-phosphate reductoisomerase has translation MSRTIALLGSTGSIGTMTLDVVQNHPEEFRVATLAAGRNIDLLLLQIEQFRPEIVSVADEAGRDAVRARFGSQVEVLTGIEGLIACATHPDVDVVVTAVVGSVGLVPTMKALEAGKDIALANKETLVAAGHLVTDLARANGCAILPVDSEHSAIYQCLHQERPVDVERLILTASGGSFRDKTRAEMKTATVSGALNHPNWSMGAKITVDSATLMNKGLEVIEAHWLFGMPYDRIDVVVHPESIIHSLVEFVDGSVLAQLGSPDMRIPIQYALTYPHRLAAPFKRLNLLEVAQLHFRAPDFDRFPLLRMCFEAGRAGGSMPTVLNAANEVANELFRQEKIGFLDIERTVERVMDRHQLLSHPSLEEVMAADAWARQQALEVVRKLDMEA, from the coding sequence ATGTCTCGAACGATCGCATTGCTCGGCTCGACCGGGTCGATTGGCACGATGACGCTTGACGTTGTGCAGAACCACCCGGAAGAGTTTCGCGTCGCAACTTTGGCAGCAGGTCGCAACATCGACCTGCTGCTCTTGCAAATCGAACAGTTTCGTCCGGAGATCGTCTCCGTTGCTGATGAAGCAGGGCGGGACGCCGTGCGCGCCCGCTTTGGCTCGCAGGTCGAAGTGCTGACCGGCATCGAAGGGCTGATCGCCTGCGCCACCCATCCTGATGTCGATGTGGTGGTAACGGCGGTCGTCGGCTCCGTCGGCCTTGTGCCCACGATGAAGGCGCTGGAAGCGGGCAAGGACATCGCGCTCGCCAACAAAGAGACGCTGGTCGCCGCCGGCCACTTGGTGACGGATCTGGCTCGTGCCAATGGCTGTGCCATCCTCCCGGTGGACAGTGAACATTCGGCGATCTACCAATGCCTGCACCAAGAGCGTCCCGTCGACGTCGAGCGTCTCATTTTGACGGCGTCGGGCGGCTCTTTCCGTGACAAGACGCGCGCAGAGATGAAAACGGCCACCGTCTCCGGGGCCTTGAACCATCCGAACTGGTCGATGGGGGCGAAGATTACGGTCGACTCCGCGACGCTGATGAATAAAGGCTTGGAAGTGATCGAAGCGCACTGGCTGTTCGGAATGCCGTATGACCGCATCGATGTGGTCGTGCATCCGGAAAGCATCATCCATTCCCTGGTCGAATTTGTGGACGGGTCGGTGCTGGCTCAGCTTGGCTCTCCCGACATGCGCATCCCGATTCAATATGCGCTGACCTATCCGCATCGCTTGGCAGCGCCGTTCAAGCGGCTCAACTTGTTGGAAGTCGCGCAGCTGCATTTTCGCGCGCCTGACTTTGACCGCTTCCCGCTCTTGCGCATGTGTTTTGAAGCCGGGCGGGCCGGCGGTTCGATGCCGACGGTGCTCAACGCGGCGAACGAGGTGGCCAATGAACTGTTCCGCCAAGAGAAGATCGGGTTCCTCGACATTGAACGGACGGTGGAGCGCGTGATGGACCGTCATCAGCTCCTGAGCCACCCGAGCCTCGAAGAGGTGATGGCAGCCGACGCATGGGCCCGCCAGCAAGCGCTGGAGGTCGTGCGCAAACTGGATATGGAAGCATGA
- a CDS encoding phosphatidate cytidylyltransferase: MLYQRVLTGVIGGALFLGVVWLGGVAFSLVVALLAVLGYRELVKMRGFGSMSAPALLGYVVTLALVSNPLWRDTWQLSAAPDSISIFWLIVVLFAFLTVSVVTKNRYTFQDMGFLFAGTLYLGLALQSAALLRTEADLGLQYFLFLLILMWTTDTFAYFVGRSLKGPKIWPAISPNKTVSGSVGGVVGAIVVGSIFAAMYDLPFGPWLLLSAVLSIVGQLGDFVESGLKRSLNVKDSGTLLPGHGGVLDRFDSLIFSAPIAYYWILALIH, translated from the coding sequence ATGTTATACCAACGAGTCCTGACTGGCGTGATCGGCGGCGCCCTCTTCCTGGGTGTCGTCTGGCTGGGCGGTGTGGCTTTTAGCCTGGTCGTGGCGCTGCTCGCGGTGCTCGGGTACCGCGAGCTGGTGAAAATGCGGGGCTTTGGCAGCATGTCCGCTCCGGCGCTGCTCGGCTACGTCGTCACGCTGGCACTGGTCAGCAACCCGCTGTGGCGGGATACGTGGCAGCTGTCGGCTGCCCCCGATTCGATTTCGATCTTTTGGCTGATCGTCGTGCTGTTTGCGTTTTTGACGGTCAGCGTGGTGACCAAGAACCGCTACACGTTCCAAGACATGGGTTTCCTGTTCGCAGGCACGCTCTATCTCGGCCTTGCCTTGCAAAGCGCCGCCCTGCTTCGCACAGAGGCGGATTTGGGGCTGCAGTACTTCTTATTCCTGCTGATTTTGATGTGGACGACCGACACGTTTGCCTATTTTGTCGGGCGGTCGCTGAAAGGGCCGAAGATCTGGCCTGCGATCTCGCCGAACAAAACGGTGTCCGGTTCGGTCGGTGGCGTGGTCGGTGCCATCGTCGTCGGCTCGATCTTTGCCGCGATGTACGACTTGCCCTTTGGGCCGTGGCTGCTCCTCTCGGCGGTACTCTCCATCGTCGGGCAGCTCGGTGATTTTGTGGAATCCGGATTGAAGCGGTCGCTAAACGTCAAAGACTCCGGCACCCTGCTGCCGGGGCACGGCGGTGTGCTCGACCGATTTGATAGCTTGATCTTTAGCGCGCCGATCGCGTATTACTGGATTTTGGCGCTCATACACTAG
- a CDS encoding FliA/WhiG family RNA polymerase sigma factor: protein MKQLQHLEQTDLLWTRWQQDHDKQARDALVVAHLPLVQKVVYKMSSTWNAAVNFDDLVSMGTLGLIEAIERFDPKRGYEFVTFATWRIRGAVLDGLRSQDWVPRSLRAKAKEIEAAYAGLEHELLRSAEDEEIAARLKMPIAEFRQTLYELSVSPLVSLDGILKKDDTDSAVTVADTIIDHNAPQPETSMERSMVQDVLARVLARLPEKERLVVTLHYYEEFSFKDIAEILELSGSRVSQLHTKAIYRLRGALSRQKQELRS, encoded by the coding sequence ATGAAGCAACTGCAGCATCTGGAGCAAACAGACCTATTATGGACACGTTGGCAGCAAGATCATGACAAACAGGCGCGCGATGCTCTCGTGGTCGCTCATCTTCCACTGGTGCAAAAAGTTGTCTACAAGATGTCGAGCACATGGAACGCTGCTGTGAACTTCGACGATCTGGTCAGCATGGGCACGCTCGGCCTGATTGAGGCGATCGAGCGCTTCGACCCGAAGCGCGGCTATGAGTTTGTCACCTTTGCCACGTGGCGGATTCGCGGCGCGGTGCTCGACGGGCTGAGAAGCCAGGACTGGGTGCCGCGCTCCCTGCGCGCCAAGGCGAAGGAGATCGAGGCGGCCTATGCAGGATTGGAGCATGAACTGCTGCGCTCGGCTGAAGACGAGGAGATCGCAGCACGTTTGAAGATGCCGATTGCTGAATTTCGGCAGACCTTGTATGAATTGTCCGTTTCCCCGCTTGTATCGCTTGATGGGATTCTGAAAAAGGACGACACAGACAGCGCGGTGACGGTGGCCGATACGATCATCGATCACAACGCTCCTCAGCCTGAGACATCTATGGAACGGTCGATGGTGCAAGACGTGTTGGCGAGAGTCCTTGCCCGACTCCCGGAAAAAGAACGCCTTGTCGTCACGCTGCATTATTATGAAGAATTTTCGTTCAAAGACATCGCGGAGATTTTGGAGCTGTCTGGCTCCCGGGTTTCGCAACTGCACACCAAGGCGATCTATCGACTGCGCGGAGCCTTGAGCCGTCAGAAGCAAGAGTTGAGAAGCTAA
- the ispG gene encoding flavodoxin-dependent (E)-4-hydroxy-3-methylbut-2-enyl-diphosphate synthase: MLIHRSKTRPVQVGDITIGGSDSVVLQSMTMTKTADVKATVEQIKRLEDAGCQIVRVTVNNMEAAEAIKEIKRQISIPLVADIHFDYKLAVKAVENGIDKVRINPGNIGKREKVEEVVKACKERGVPIRIGVNAGSLEKHILDKYGYPTAQGMLESAELHVGILEDLGFEDIIISMKASDVPLAIEAYTLAAQRFDYPLHLGITEAGTIFSGTVKSAAGLGALLAKGIGSTMRVSLSADPVEEIKVGRELLKSFGLASNAVTLISCPTCGRIEIDLISIANEIEAYVSTIKAPIKVAVLGCAVNGPGEAREADIGIAGSRGEGLLFRHGEIVRKIPEATMVEELKKEIDALAKQYELTGSLT; encoded by the coding sequence ATGTTGATTCATCGTTCCAAGACGCGGCCGGTTCAGGTCGGCGATATCACGATCGGCGGCTCGGACTCCGTTGTCCTGCAGTCGATGACCATGACCAAGACGGCCGACGTAAAGGCGACCGTGGAACAGATCAAGCGCCTCGAAGATGCAGGCTGCCAGATCGTTCGTGTCACTGTCAACAACATGGAAGCGGCAGAAGCGATCAAAGAGATCAAACGTCAGATCTCGATTCCGCTGGTCGCTGACATTCACTTTGACTATAAGCTCGCTGTCAAAGCGGTGGAAAACGGGATTGACAAAGTACGGATCAACCCGGGCAATATCGGCAAGCGCGAGAAGGTGGAAGAGGTTGTCAAAGCGTGCAAAGAGCGCGGCGTGCCCATCCGCATCGGCGTGAACGCCGGATCGCTGGAGAAGCACATTTTGGACAAATACGGCTACCCGACCGCACAAGGAATGCTGGAGAGCGCGGAGCTGCATGTCGGCATCTTGGAAGACCTCGGCTTTGAAGACATCATCATCTCGATGAAGGCGTCCGACGTGCCGCTGGCGATCGAAGCTTACACGCTGGCTGCCCAGCGTTTTGACTATCCGCTGCACCTTGGCATCACCGAGGCCGGCACGATCTTTTCCGGCACGGTGAAGAGTGCGGCTGGCCTTGGCGCGCTGCTGGCGAAAGGCATCGGGTCGACGATGCGCGTCTCCTTGTCGGCCGATCCGGTCGAAGAGATCAAAGTCGGCCGCGAACTGCTCAAGTCGTTTGGTCTGGCATCGAACGCGGTCACGCTGATCTCCTGCCCGACCTGCGGTCGGATTGAGATCGATCTGATCTCGATCGCCAACGAGATCGAAGCGTACGTCTCGACGATCAAAGCTCCGATCAAAGTTGCTGTGCTCGGTTGTGCTGTCAACGGCCCGGGTGAAGCGCGTGAGGCGGACATCGGCATCGCAGGCTCCCGCGGCGAAGGACTGCTGTTCCGCCACGGTGAAATCGTGCGCAAGATTCCAGAAGCGACGATGGTCGAAGAATTGAAGAAGGAAATCGACGCGCTGGCGAAGCAATACGAATTGACCGGATCGCTTACGTAA
- the pyrH gene encoding UMP kinase — MLQPKYKRVILKLSGEALAGEAGYGITAPVISSVALQIRDIVDLGAQVAVVVGGGNIWRGVSGSKQGMDRATADYMGMLATVLNALALQDALENIGVDTRVQTSIEMRQVAEPYIRRKAIRHLEKNRVVIFAAGTGNPYFSTDTTAALRAAEIEAEVILMAKNNVDGVYDADPKKVATATKFDTLSYMDVLNKGLGVMDTTAITLCMDNKIPIVVFNISEEGNIKRAILGEEIGTTVEG; from the coding sequence ATGCTTCAACCAAAATACAAGCGTGTCATTCTCAAATTGAGCGGTGAGGCACTTGCCGGTGAAGCCGGTTATGGGATCACGGCACCGGTTATTTCCTCGGTTGCGCTGCAGATTCGCGACATTGTCGATCTTGGCGCACAAGTAGCCGTTGTTGTAGGCGGCGGCAACATTTGGCGCGGTGTCTCCGGCAGCAAGCAGGGCATGGATCGTGCGACGGCAGACTATATGGGCATGCTGGCGACTGTGCTCAACGCACTCGCCTTGCAGGATGCGCTCGAAAACATCGGTGTGGATACGCGTGTTCAGACATCCATTGAAATGCGCCAAGTTGCAGAGCCATACATAAGACGCAAGGCCATCCGGCACTTGGAGAAAAACCGTGTTGTCATCTTCGCAGCAGGCACTGGTAACCCGTACTTCTCCACCGATACCACCGCTGCACTTCGCGCGGCGGAGATCGAGGCGGAAGTCATCCTGATGGCGAAAAACAACGTGGACGGCGTCTACGATGCCGACCCGAAAAAAGTAGCTACAGCGACCAAGTTTGACACGCTTTCCTATATGGATGTGCTGAACAAAGGGCTTGGTGTGATGGATACGACGGCGATTACGCTGTGCATGGATAACAAGATTCCGATCGTTGTATTCAACATTTCGGAAGAAGGCAACATCAAACGAGCGATCCTCGGCGAAGAGATCGGGACTACTGTTGAGGGGTGA
- the tsf gene encoding translation elongation factor Ts, which produces MTISAGLVKELREKTGAGMMDCKKALVETNGDMEKAIDFLREKGLAAAAKKSGRIAAEGLVESYIHAGGKIGVLLEVNCETDFVAKNDDFKGFVRDLAMHIAAAKPTYLTREEVPQEVIEHEKEILRAQALNEGKPANIVDKMVEGRVQKYYKENCLLEQGFVKDPDKSIETIVKEKISMIGENINIRRFVRWEMGEGLEKKVDNFVEEVMSQVKK; this is translated from the coding sequence ATGACCATTTCTGCTGGACTTGTTAAAGAACTGCGCGAGAAAACCGGCGCGGGCATGATGGACTGCAAAAAAGCTCTTGTTGAAACCAACGGTGACATGGAAAAAGCGATCGACTTCCTGCGTGAAAAAGGCCTCGCAGCTGCTGCGAAGAAATCCGGCCGCATCGCTGCGGAAGGTCTTGTAGAATCCTACATCCACGCTGGCGGCAAGATCGGCGTTCTGCTCGAAGTCAACTGTGAAACCGACTTCGTAGCGAAGAACGACGACTTCAAAGGCTTTGTACGTGACCTCGCGATGCATATCGCAGCTGCGAAACCTACATACCTGACCCGCGAAGAAGTTCCGCAAGAAGTAATCGAACACGAAAAAGAAATCCTGCGCGCTCAAGCTCTGAACGAAGGCAAGCCGGCGAACATCGTCGACAAGATGGTCGAAGGCCGCGTGCAGAAGTACTACAAAGAAAACTGCCTGCTCGAGCAAGGGTTTGTAAAAGACCCGGACAAGTCGATCGAGACCATCGTAAAAGAAAAGATCTCGATGATCGGTGAAAACATCAACATCCGTCGCTTCGTTCGTTGGGAGATGGGTGAAGGCCTCGAGAAGAAAGTTGATAACTTCGTAGAAGAAGTTATGAGCCAAGTTAAGAAGTAA
- the frr gene encoding ribosome recycling factor — protein sequence MVNELMKNMNDRMEKGIGSLKREFATVRAGRATPALLDRVQVDYYGSATPVNQVANISAPEPRMLVIQPWDKSSLADIEKAIIKADLGLTPTNDGSVIRISIPQLTEQRRQEMVKMVKKMAEEGRVAIRNIRRDINDDLKKLEKNGEISEDESRRTQEKVQKETDRYIGEIDKLLVAKEAEIMEV from the coding sequence ATGGTCAATGAACTGATGAAGAATATGAATGACCGCATGGAAAAAGGGATCGGCAGCTTGAAGCGCGAATTCGCAACTGTGCGCGCAGGTCGCGCAACTCCGGCGCTGCTCGATCGCGTGCAAGTGGATTACTACGGCAGCGCAACGCCGGTCAACCAAGTGGCGAACATTTCCGCTCCGGAACCGCGCATGCTGGTCATCCAGCCGTGGGACAAAAGCAGCTTGGCTGACATTGAGAAAGCGATCATCAAGGCGGACCTCGGTCTGACACCGACCAACGACGGTTCGGTGATCCGCATCTCGATCCCGCAGCTGACCGAACAGCGCCGTCAAGAGATGGTGAAGATGGTCAAGAAAATGGCAGAAGAAGGCCGTGTTGCCATCCGCAACATTCGCCGCGACATCAACGATGACCTGAAGAAGCTTGAGAAAAACGGCGAGATCTCCGAAGACGAAAGCCGTCGCACGCAAGAGAAAGTGCAGAAGGAAACCGACCGTTACATCGGGGAAATTGACAAGTTGCTGGTGGCTAAAGAAGCAGAAATCATGGAAGTATAA
- the rpsB gene encoding 30S ribosomal protein S2, which produces MAIISMKQLLEAGVHFGHQTRRWNPKMSRYIFTERNGIYIIDLQKTVKKVEEAYNFVRDLSAEGKDLLFVGTKKQAQDSVKEEAERAGQFFVNQRWLGGTLTNFSTIQKRINRLKKLEAMEQDGTFEVLPKKEVIILKKEMERLEKFLGGIKDMKGLPGALFIIDPRKERIAVAEARKLGIPIVAIVDTNCDPDEIDYVIPGNDDAIRAVKLLTGKIADAILEGRQGEDNTNE; this is translated from the coding sequence ATGGCGATCATCAGCATGAAACAACTGCTTGAGGCAGGCGTTCACTTCGGTCATCAGACCCGTCGTTGGAACCCGAAAATGTCTCGCTACATCTTCACCGAACGTAACGGCATCTATATCATCGACCTTCAAAAGACTGTTAAGAAGGTAGAGGAAGCGTACAACTTTGTTCGCGACCTGTCCGCAGAAGGCAAAGACCTCCTGTTTGTAGGCACCAAGAAGCAAGCTCAAGATTCCGTTAAGGAAGAAGCAGAGCGCGCAGGCCAATTCTTCGTGAACCAGCGTTGGCTGGGCGGCACGCTGACCAACTTCTCCACCATTCAAAAGCGCATCAACCGTCTGAAGAAGCTCGAAGCAATGGAGCAAGACGGCACTTTTGAAGTCCTTCCGAAGAAAGAAGTTATCATCCTGAAGAAGGAAATGGAACGCCTCGAGAAATTCTTGGGCGGTATCAAGGACATGAAGGGTCTCCCGGGCGCGCTGTTCATCATCGACCCGCGCAAAGAGCGCATCGCGGTTGCTGAAGCACGCAAACTGGGTATCCCGATCGTTGCAATCGTTGACACCAACTGCGATCCGGACGAGATCGACTACGTAATTCCGGGCAACGACGATGCAATCCGCGCGGTGAAACTGCTCACCGGCAAGATTGCTGACGCGATCCTGGAAGGTCGTCAAGGCGAAGATAACACAAACGAGTAG
- a CDS encoding glycerophosphodiester phosphodiesterase family protein, whose amino-acid sequence MKRLTTTLPALLVTVLLTLFTAEASAVSLAIPDAGQLVVPAQLPLIAHRGAAMLAPENTIPAFDAAVALQAESLELDVQMSRDGVLVVLHDSTVDRTTNGKGAVKELTFAELRALDAGVKFDQTFRGTKVPTLDEVLTRYGRSTGLLLELKVPSRYPGIEEKLAALLRQHQLDTADSNVVVHSFDSRSLQQFHLHAPDVPVGVLIKRSDKLNEAQLRRYAAFADSIHPNLKLVTPSLVEQVHELGMKIIPWTAQSPEDIQVLAAAGVDAVITDTFTR is encoded by the coding sequence ATGAAACGTTTAACTACCACCTTGCCGGCCCTGCTGGTGACAGTTCTCCTGACGCTTTTTACCGCAGAGGCGTCGGCCGTCTCGCTGGCGATTCCCGATGCCGGCCAGCTTGTGGTTCCTGCCCAACTCCCGCTGATCGCTCATCGCGGCGCCGCGATGCTGGCCCCGGAAAACACGATCCCTGCTTTTGACGCTGCTGTCGCCCTGCAGGCCGAGTCGCTGGAATTAGACGTTCAGATGAGCCGGGACGGCGTCTTGGTCGTCCTGCATGACAGCACCGTCGATCGCACAACGAACGGCAAAGGTGCGGTCAAAGAGTTAACCTTCGCCGAACTTCGCGCCTTGGATGCCGGAGTTAAATTTGACCAGACGTTTCGCGGGACGAAGGTGCCCACCCTCGACGAAGTGCTGACCCGCTACGGCAGATCGACCGGTCTCTTGCTGGAGTTGAAAGTTCCTTCCCGCTACCCTGGCATCGAAGAAAAACTGGCTGCGCTGCTGCGGCAGCATCAGCTCGATACGGCCGACAGCAACGTCGTGGTGCATTCGTTCGACAGCCGCTCCCTGCAGCAGTTTCACCTCCACGCGCCTGACGTCCCGGTCGGCGTGCTGATCAAGCGCAGCGACAAGCTGAATGAAGCGCAGTTGCGCCGCTACGCCGCCTTTGCCGATTCGATTCATCCGAATCTCAAACTTGTCACCCCGTCGCTCGTCGAGCAGGTGCATGAACTGGGCATGAAGATCATCCCTTGGACCGCACAGTCCCCGGAAGACATTCAGGTGCTGGCTGCGGCAGGCGTTGACGCCGTGATCACCGATACCTTTACCAGATAA
- a CDS encoding FapA family protein, producing the protein MEHKQDESAFWLKNCKVTVEGGFTAYVTLSETLLQEQNFPHLTYNGLVEHLRNNAVTFGIDMVACQQICMNPRGYIGFKQKVAVGKAPINGDNAVIDVMLEDSERVPRELEDGRVDFFDLGVVRTVRKGQILAKKKMPTEGVQGVGVNGGPIMAKPGRDYRLPQGKNTVISQDGLQLIADKDGHVSYTPRDVKIHVFDVFEVNSDIDFSVGNIDFLGNVRIRGNVLPGFRIVAAGDIEVAGNVENAVLEAGGDIIIRGGVQARGKGLIKAGGTVRARFMQGAIVESGVDVIVRDSIMHCNISAGRNIMMEAQKAVIVGGLVRAGEEVRTRTLGSPMATPTEVEVGVHPHLRTEMQELQQKMKDLHQNMDKTKKALALLDNLAGIGNQLPPDKAALRQNLTATYQHYLSEEEELMFRRSEIEAILLDTKRAKVYCYELLYGGVKLTLGQQVAYLRDTRTGPVVYGIADGELTASVVY; encoded by the coding sequence ATGGAGCACAAACAAGACGAGAGCGCCTTTTGGCTCAAAAACTGCAAAGTAACGGTTGAAGGCGGATTTACTGCCTATGTGACGCTCAGCGAGACATTGCTGCAAGAACAAAATTTTCCGCATCTGACATACAACGGCCTAGTCGAGCATCTGCGCAACAACGCCGTCACCTTCGGCATCGACATGGTGGCCTGCCAGCAGATTTGCATGAATCCCCGCGGCTACATCGGCTTCAAGCAAAAGGTGGCTGTCGGCAAAGCGCCGATCAACGGCGACAACGCTGTGATCGACGTCATGCTCGAAGACAGCGAGCGCGTTCCGCGCGAATTAGAGGACGGGCGGGTCGATTTCTTTGATCTTGGCGTCGTGCGCACCGTGCGCAAAGGCCAGATCTTGGCGAAAAAGAAAATGCCGACCGAAGGCGTGCAAGGCGTGGGAGTGAACGGTGGTCCGATCATGGCGAAACCGGGTCGGGATTATCGACTGCCGCAAGGGAAAAATACGGTGATCAGCCAAGACGGGCTCCAACTGATCGCTGACAAAGACGGCCATGTTTCCTATACGCCGCGCGATGTGAAAATCCACGTCTTCGATGTGTTTGAAGTGAACAGCGACATCGACTTCTCTGTCGGCAACATCGATTTCCTCGGCAATGTCCGCATCCGCGGAAACGTGCTACCGGGCTTTCGGATCGTGGCAGCCGGCGACATCGAAGTTGCCGGCAACGTGGAGAATGCTGTGCTCGAAGCGGGCGGCGACATCATCATCCGCGGCGGCGTACAGGCACGAGGCAAAGGCTTGATCAAAGCGGGCGGCACTGTGCGCGCACGCTTCATGCAAGGGGCGATCGTCGAATCGGGCGTCGATGTGATCGTTCGTGACTCGATCATGCACTGCAACATCTCCGCCGGGCGCAACATCATGATGGAAGCGCAGAAAGCTGTGATCGTCGGCGGTCTGGTCCGCGCCGGTGAAGAGGTGCGCACTCGCACACTCGGTTCACCGATGGCGACTCCGACCGAGGTGGAAGTAGGGGTCCATCCGCACCTGCGGACGGAGATGCAGGAACTGCAGCAGAAGATGAAAGACCTGCATCAGAACATGGACAAGACGAAAAAAGCCCTCGCGCTGCTCGACAACCTGGCCGGCATCGGCAACCAGTTGCCTCCCGACAAGGCAGCGCTGCGCCAGAACTTGACGGCCACCTACCAGCATTACCTGAGCGAGGAAGAGGAACTGATGTTCCGCCGCTCAGAGATCGAAGCGATCTTGCTCGACACCAAACGGGCAAAAGTCTATTGTTACGAGCTTCTGTACGGCGGTGTCAAACTCACGCTCGGACAGCAGGTGGCGTATCTGCGCGATACGCGCACAGGTCCTGTCGTCTACGGGATTGCGGACGGCGAACTGACTGCGAGCGTCGTCTACTAG